A portion of the Ralstonia nicotianae genome contains these proteins:
- a CDS encoding heavy metal sensor histidine kinase — MMRWPASLAARLVLAFVLVAGVMLTGAGTYLYYALNAQLRATDDAMLLGKIVQLRHCAKDTQSIDDIVRDARRYTEVVSGHEGLILRVIGPDGRTLVEANPEGEPVAAPAAVPPDVLASESALHTWWSRTGIASRAIAAQARLGNHRDTVTVLVAQDGDSRAALMASYRRHIFLAVIAGVAAVALLSLWLVRSTLKGLARIGRQAASVVPSQLDTRLTLEGAPRELSDLLAALNAMLTRLQDGFARLSQFSADLAHDFRTPLANLIGQTEVTLAHPRPAGEYRAVLESSLEEYARLSRMIEDMLFLARADHARVALSVAPLDARHEIQVLVDYFEAVAADRDITIQVCGNGRVRADLTLLRRAINNLLDNALRHTPGGARIDVAVQVLPHSTAIAVRNPGPGIPAASLPLLFDRFYRGDPARANSERSAGLGLAIVQTIMDLHGGTAQASSPPGGLTEFRLIFPA, encoded by the coding sequence ATGATGCGCTGGCCCGCGTCCCTCGCCGCACGGCTGGTGCTGGCGTTCGTCCTGGTCGCCGGCGTCATGCTGACCGGTGCCGGCACCTATCTGTACTACGCGCTCAACGCCCAGCTGCGCGCCACCGACGACGCCATGCTGCTCGGCAAGATCGTGCAGCTGCGCCACTGCGCCAAGGACACGCAGTCCATCGATGACATCGTGCGCGACGCACGTCGCTATACCGAGGTGGTGTCGGGCCACGAGGGACTGATCCTGCGTGTCATCGGGCCGGACGGCCGCACGCTGGTGGAGGCCAACCCCGAGGGCGAGCCGGTCGCCGCGCCGGCAGCAGTGCCGCCCGACGTGCTGGCATCGGAATCGGCCCTGCATACGTGGTGGTCGCGCACCGGCATTGCATCGCGCGCGATCGCCGCGCAGGCCAGGCTCGGCAATCACCGCGATACGGTGACGGTGCTGGTGGCCCAGGACGGCGACAGCCGCGCCGCGCTGATGGCGAGCTACCGGCGGCATATCTTCCTGGCGGTCATCGCGGGCGTGGCCGCGGTGGCGCTGCTGAGCCTGTGGCTGGTGCGCAGCACTCTGAAGGGGCTCGCGCGCATCGGGCGGCAGGCGGCTTCCGTGGTCCCCAGCCAGCTGGATACGCGCCTGACGCTGGAGGGCGCGCCGCGCGAGCTGTCCGACCTGCTGGCCGCGCTCAATGCCATGCTCACGCGGCTGCAGGACGGCTTCGCGCGGCTGTCGCAGTTTTCCGCCGACCTGGCCCACGATTTCCGCACGCCGCTGGCCAACCTGATCGGCCAGACCGAGGTGACGCTCGCGCATCCGCGTCCGGCCGGGGAGTACCGGGCGGTGCTGGAATCCAGCCTGGAGGAATATGCGCGGCTCTCGCGCATGATCGAGGACATGCTGTTCCTGGCCCGCGCCGACCACGCGCGCGTGGCGCTGTCGGTCGCGCCGCTCGATGCGCGCCACGAGATCCAGGTGCTGGTGGATTACTTCGAAGCGGTGGCCGCCGACCGCGACATCACCATCCAGGTCTGCGGCAACGGCCGCGTGCGCGCCGACCTCACGCTGCTGCGCCGCGCGATCAACAACCTGCTCGACAACGCCCTGCGGCACACGCCCGGCGGCGCGCGGATCGACGTCGCCGTCCAGGTGCTGCCGCACAGCACAGCCATCGCCGTGCGCAATCCGGGGCCCGGCATTCCGGCGGCGAGCCTGCCGCTGCTGTTCGACCGCTTCTATCGCGGCGACCCGGCGCGCGCCAACTCCGAGCGCTCGGCCGGCCTGGGGCTGGCCATCGTGCAGACCATCATGGACCTGCACGGCGGCACCGCGCAGGCCAGCAGCCCGCCGGGCGGGCTCACCGAATTCCGGCTGATCTTCCCGGCGTAG
- a CDS encoding heavy metal response regulator transcription factor — MRLLIVEDEPKAGDYLLKGLTESGFVADLARSGPDGLYQAMEHDYDLIVLDVMLPGMDGWQVIRELRRRKTTPVLFLTARDELSDRLKGLELGADDYLVKPFAFAELVARVHTILRRGPMRESEVLEIADLTIDTIKRRVTRAGRRIDLTAKEYALLHLLARRTGEVLSRSLISSQVWDVNFDSNTNVVDVAIRRLRAKVDDPFEHKLIHTLRGMGYVLDTVAR; from the coding sequence ATGCGACTGCTCATCGTCGAAGACGAGCCCAAGGCGGGCGACTATCTCCTGAAGGGCCTGACGGAATCCGGCTTCGTGGCCGACCTCGCCCGCTCCGGCCCCGATGGCCTCTACCAGGCCATGGAACACGACTACGACCTGATCGTGCTCGACGTCATGCTGCCCGGCATGGACGGCTGGCAAGTCATCCGCGAACTGCGCCGCCGCAAGACCACGCCGGTGCTCTTCCTCACCGCCCGCGACGAGCTGTCCGACCGCCTGAAGGGCCTGGAGCTGGGCGCCGACGATTACCTCGTCAAGCCCTTCGCCTTTGCCGAGCTGGTGGCGCGCGTGCACACCATCCTGCGGCGCGGGCCGATGCGCGAGAGCGAGGTCCTCGAAATCGCCGACCTGACCATCGACACCATCAAGCGCCGCGTCACGCGCGCCGGCCGCAGGATCGACCTGACCGCCAAGGAATACGCGCTGCTGCACCTGCTGGCGCGCCGCACGGGCGAGGTGCTGTCGCGCTCGCTGATCTCCTCGCAGGTGTGGGACGTGAACTTCGACAGCAACACCAACGTGGTCGACGTCGCCATCCGCCGCCTGCGCGCCAAGGTGGACGACCCGTTCGAACACAAACTGATCCACACGCTGCGCGGCATGGGCTACGTGCTGGACACGGTGGCCCGATGA